A genomic region of Jeotgalibacillus haloalkalitolerans contains the following coding sequences:
- a CDS encoding NUDIX hydrolase — protein sequence MGQIVKQKVLAYITRENDGKTELLVFSHKDHPQAGLQVPGGGVEDDELLIDALYREIEEETGLKRDELQLQGKLHKQMYYSEDRSKYYERNYFHLALKRPVENEWDYTVESDGKDDGLRFHFEWRPIEEASKLAADMDNAVDWLEQIQ from the coding sequence ATGGGACAGATCGTAAAACAAAAAGTACTTGCGTATATTACGCGGGAGAATGATGGCAAGACTGAACTGCTTGTCTTTTCCCATAAGGACCATCCACAAGCTGGCCTCCAGGTACCTGGTGGCGGCGTTGAAGACGATGAACTGCTGATTGATGCACTTTATCGCGAAATTGAAGAAGAAACCGGCTTGAAGAGAGACGAACTTCAATTACAGGGTAAACTCCATAAACAGATGTATTATTCAGAGGATCGCTCAAAGTATTATGAGCGTAATTACTTCCACCTTGCATTGAAGCGTCCTGTGGAAAATGAGTGGGATTATACAGTGGAAAGTGACGGCAAAGATGATGGACTGAGGTTCCATTTTGAATGGCGTCCGATCGAAGAAGCTTCTAAGCTTGCAGCTGATATGGATAATGCAGTGGACTGGCTGGAGCAGATTCAATAA
- the gatC gene encoding Asp-tRNA(Asn)/Glu-tRNA(Gln) amidotransferase subunit GatC, with protein sequence MTKITKEEVKHVAHLARLNIDEQEAEKFADQLGSIITFAEQLNELDTENVEPTTHVLDMKNILREDKPVDGLPREQVLKNAPDHQDGQVKVPTILE encoded by the coding sequence ATGACGAAAATTACAAAAGAAGAAGTAAAACACGTAGCTCATTTAGCAAGACTGAATATTGATGAGCAGGAAGCTGAGAAATTTGCAGACCAGCTTGGCTCAATCATCACATTCGCTGAGCAGCTGAATGAACTTGATACAGAAAATGTTGAACCAACAACGCATGTGCTCGATATGAAGAACATTTTGCGTGAAGATAAGCCTGTTGACGGGCTGCCGCGGGAGCAAGTATTAAAAAATGCACCGGATCACCAGGATGGACAGGTGAAGGTGCCGACGATTTTAGAGTAG
- a CDS encoding macro domain-containing protein, with product MPFTIIRQDITKLEVDAIVNAANTSLKMGGGVCGAIFRAAGEVELQGACNRLAPIQTGEAVITEGFNLPANYIIHAAGPVYRHSDKENSKRNLHSAYINSLKIAVENKFESVAFPLISSGIYGYPKNEALQVATDAIKEFLADHDISVMLVIYDKSAFNISKELLGSVESYIDENYVEKQTLKRRELLDVEEKDLYTLSESHLNYDDIADAMRSPIEDFVDNLDEPFSTAIIRLIDSKGKTDVEVYKRANLDRRLFSKIRAGKGYEPSKRTAIALAIGLELTLNETDDLLRRAGFALSRSQKFDVVIEYFIKNGKYDIFEINEVLFEYDLPTLGV from the coding sequence ATGCCTTTTACGATTATCAGACAGGACATCACAAAACTGGAGGTTGACGCTATTGTAAATGCGGCTAACACTTCACTGAAAATGGGAGGGGGTGTCTGCGGGGCCATTTTTAGAGCGGCAGGAGAGGTGGAGCTTCAAGGGGCATGTAACAGACTTGCTCCAATTCAGACAGGTGAGGCTGTAATTACTGAAGGATTTAATCTGCCTGCTAATTATATTATTCATGCAGCTGGTCCGGTCTATCGGCACTCAGATAAAGAGAATAGTAAACGTAATCTACACTCTGCATACATTAACTCTTTAAAAATCGCTGTTGAAAATAAGTTTGAAAGTGTGGCGTTTCCCCTGATTTCAAGCGGTATATATGGTTACCCGAAAAACGAAGCGCTTCAGGTGGCAACTGACGCAATTAAGGAATTTCTGGCTGATCATGATATCAGTGTCATGCTTGTAATTTATGATAAATCTGCATTTAATATCAGCAAAGAGTTGCTTGGATCTGTGGAAAGTTACATTGACGAAAATTACGTAGAGAAACAAACGCTTAAGAGGAGGGAATTGCTTGATGTAGAGGAAAAGGATCTATACACGCTCAGTGAAAGTCATTTAAATTATGATGATATCGCAGATGCAATGCGCTCTCCTATAGAAGATTTTGTCGACAATCTGGATGAACCATTCTCGACTGCAATTATCAGACTGATCGATTCTAAAGGAAAGACAGATGTTGAAGTATACAAGCGGGCCAATCTTGATAGAAGACTATTCTCGAAAATCAGAGCAGGTAAGGGTTATGAACCAAGCAAGCGTACCGCAATAGCGCTTGCAATTGGATTAGAGTTAACGCTTAATGAAACAGATGATCTTTTAAGGCGTGCCGGTTTTGCATTGTCTCGCAGTCAAAAATTTGATGTGGTTATTGAATATTTTATTAAAAACGGCAAGTACGATATTTTTGAAATTAATGAAGTCCTTTTTGAATACGACTTACCAACTCTGGGAGTTTAG
- the putP gene encoding sodium/proline symporter PutP, giving the protein MGFEVYISLALYFIGMLAIGYYAYKKSTGNLSEYMLGGRTLGPGVTALSAGASDMSGWMLLGLPGSIYVSGLSGMWIAVGLSIGAYLNYLLVAPRLRTYTEVANDSITIPDFFENRFVDDTKILRFVSAIVIIIFFTVYTSSGMVSGGVLFESAFGMDYTLGLFVTAGVVLAYTLFGGFLAVSITDFVQGVIMFVALILVPIVAFMELGGVGPTFDTLNGIDPQLTSFFEGTTFLGFIGLMAWGLGYFGQPHIIVRFMAIRDVKSLKSARRIGMTWMIVAIIGALFTGLTGVAYIENTGGELANPETIFVFFSQVLFHPLISGFLLAAILAAIMSTVSSQLLVTSSALTEDFYNTFLKRSASDKELVLVGRISVLLVALIAIILSLDSDSTILDIVSNAWAGFGSAFGPAILLSLYWKRMTRWGALAGMLTGAITVILWVYVFGLSGWLYEMIPGFILSTIAIIVVSLMSANSREPVREGYDKFEKVHEVEKNK; this is encoded by the coding sequence ATTGGCTTTGAGGTTTATATATCTCTCGCATTATATTTCATCGGTATGCTGGCGATCGGCTATTATGCTTATAAAAAATCGACCGGCAATTTATCAGAGTACATGCTGGGTGGCAGAACGCTCGGGCCGGGTGTTACTGCATTATCAGCCGGCGCATCTGACATGAGTGGGTGGATGCTCTTAGGTCTACCAGGCTCGATCTATGTATCCGGACTCTCGGGCATGTGGATTGCGGTTGGTTTATCCATTGGAGCGTATTTAAATTATCTTTTAGTTGCACCTCGTTTAAGAACTTATACGGAAGTGGCAAACGATTCAATTACAATTCCTGACTTTTTCGAGAATCGCTTTGTAGATGATACAAAGATTTTGCGTTTCGTATCCGCAATTGTCATCATTATTTTCTTCACTGTTTATACATCTTCAGGTATGGTTTCTGGTGGAGTATTATTTGAAAGTGCATTTGGTATGGATTACACACTTGGTCTATTTGTAACTGCAGGGGTTGTCCTTGCATATACTTTATTCGGTGGTTTCCTGGCAGTTAGTATCACTGACTTTGTACAGGGTGTCATCATGTTCGTAGCACTTATTCTTGTACCAATTGTTGCTTTTATGGAGCTTGGCGGAGTCGGACCTACGTTCGATACATTGAACGGTATTGATCCTCAGCTGACTTCATTCTTTGAAGGGACAACATTCCTAGGATTTATAGGTCTGATGGCATGGGGTCTTGGTTACTTCGGTCAGCCGCACATCATCGTCCGCTTTATGGCGATCCGTGATGTTAAGTCACTTAAGAGTGCGCGCCGTATCGGTATGACATGGATGATTGTTGCGATCATTGGTGCACTATTTACTGGTTTAACTGGTGTTGCTTACATTGAAAATACTGGAGGAGAACTTGCAAATCCTGAAACAATCTTTGTCTTCTTCTCACAGGTATTGTTCCATCCATTAATTTCAGGTTTCTTACTAGCTGCGATTCTGGCAGCAATCATGAGTACGGTATCTTCTCAGCTGCTTGTAACATCAAGTGCGCTGACAGAGGATTTCTACAACACATTCCTGAAGCGCAGTGCTTCTGATAAAGAACTTGTACTTGTAGGACGTATCTCAGTACTATTAGTCGCTTTAATCGCGATCATTCTATCACTTGATTCTGACAGTACGATTCTTGATATCGTAAGTAACGCATGGGCAGGTTTCGGTTCTGCGTTTGGTCCTGCGATCCTGCTTTCACTTTACTGGAAGCGTATGACTCGCTGGGGCGCTCTTGCAGGTATGCTTACCGGTGCAATTACGGTTATCCTTTGGGTATACGTATTTGGACTGAGCGGATGGTTGTATGAAATGATCCCAGGCTTTATCCTGAGTACGATTGCAATCATTGTTGTCAGCCTGATGTCAGCTAACTCTCGTGAACCTGTACGTGAAGGTTATGACAAGTTCGAAAAAGTACATGAAGTAGAAAAGAATAAATAA
- the rlmD gene encoding 23S rRNA (uracil(1939)-C(5))-methyltransferase RlmD: MTKKQALPVKKNDIVTVTIEDLTHEGHGVGKVDGYPLFIPLTLPDELVKVKVLKTTKNFGFGKLIELESVSEHRTEPPCPVYDRCGGCQLQHFSYEGQLAAKQKQVRDVLERIGKIKDVPVHPTLGMEDPWRYRNKSQIPVGTESGRVIAGFYATRSHRIVDTDVCLIQEEISDRVMNIVKEEADRFGIQPYDEERHKGVLRHVVVRYGRTSGEVMVVLVTRTKHLPHAEDLTAVLREKVPGLKSIVHNINDQRTNVILGNKGQTIWGSDVIYDSIGEVKFAISARSFYQINPVQTEVLYQKALEYAQLTGEESVIDAYCGIGTISLFLAQKAKKVFGVEIVKQAIEDAKANAELNGFTNTEFEAGPAEEVIPAWHKKGNQADVIVVDPPRKGCDQALLDTMLAMKPKRIVYVSCNPATLARDLRILEDGGYKTQEVQPVDMFPQTSHVECVAWLEIKE, from the coding sequence ATGACGAAAAAGCAGGCATTACCTGTTAAGAAAAATGATATTGTAACAGTGACAATAGAGGATTTAACTCATGAGGGGCATGGTGTTGGAAAAGTGGACGGGTATCCGCTGTTTATTCCATTAACCCTCCCTGATGAATTGGTAAAAGTAAAAGTACTGAAAACGACGAAAAATTTCGGTTTTGGAAAGCTAATTGAACTTGAGTCTGTCAGTGAGCATAGAACAGAACCACCTTGCCCTGTGTATGACAGATGCGGCGGTTGTCAGCTGCAGCATTTCAGCTATGAGGGACAGCTTGCTGCAAAACAGAAGCAGGTGCGGGATGTGCTAGAGCGGATTGGAAAAATCAAAGATGTCCCGGTTCACCCGACACTGGGTATGGAAGATCCGTGGCGCTACCGGAATAAGAGTCAGATTCCTGTGGGCACTGAGAGCGGACGTGTTATTGCAGGCTTTTACGCGACGAGAAGCCACCGGATTGTTGATACGGATGTGTGTCTGATCCAGGAGGAAATCAGCGATCGTGTGATGAATATCGTCAAGGAAGAAGCGGACCGCTTTGGTATACAGCCTTATGATGAAGAACGCCATAAAGGTGTGCTGCGTCATGTGGTAGTAAGATACGGCAGGACTTCTGGTGAAGTAATGGTTGTGCTGGTAACAAGAACGAAGCACCTGCCTCACGCTGAGGACTTAACGGCTGTATTGCGTGAAAAAGTACCGGGTCTGAAATCAATTGTTCATAACATTAATGATCAGCGTACAAATGTGATTCTTGGAAACAAGGGGCAGACAATCTGGGGCAGTGATGTCATCTACGATTCAATTGGTGAAGTGAAGTTTGCGATTTCAGCACGCAGTTTTTATCAGATCAACCCTGTGCAGACAGAGGTGCTGTATCAGAAAGCACTGGAATATGCGCAGCTGACAGGGGAGGAATCGGTGATTGATGCATATTGCGGCATTGGAACGATTTCACTCTTTTTAGCGCAGAAAGCGAAAAAAGTGTTTGGCGTTGAGATTGTCAAACAGGCAATTGAAGACGCGAAAGCAAATGCTGAGCTGAATGGTTTTACAAATACAGAATTTGAAGCGGGTCCTGCTGAAGAAGTCATTCCTGCATGGCACAAAAAAGGTAATCAGGCTGATGTCATTGTTGTGGATCCGCCAAGAAAAGGCTGTGATCAGGCACTGCTTGATACGATGCTTGCGATGAAACCGAAACGTATCGTGTATGTATCATGTAACCCTGCGACGCTTGCGAGAGACCTTCGCATTTTGGAAGACGGTGGATATAAGACGCAGGAAGTGCAGCCAGTTGATATGTTTCCTCAGACGAGTCATGTTGAGTGTGTGGCTTGGCTTGAAATAAAGGAATAA
- a CDS encoding YcjF family protein, with translation MVNFFDEEEFDRKFEEEMKNSSEQLEESIIFAMVGDINTGKSSTINQIVGYECAPTGSMPGYTTEIKKYTYQDNENIIFADTPGLDDIEKKNSEETLKFFKEVDVILFFLNAAGTVFSEGEKKYFSLIKKHNKNILFILNKIDAAEDIDSLVQYVRNHSDSKFKVVPISSKTGQNIEQLKAEIVNILATKKKDLLFAKSIREKSSIANKWINSAVASAAAVGASPIPGSDIVPITGIQVALMVKLATIYNKPLSKDRAKELIIATLAGNIGKSLFRQVIKVVPGAGSVAGAGVAGGLTLALGHGLKYAYENDIEVDVEFLKDFTRNYNPDK, from the coding sequence ATGGTTAATTTTTTTGATGAAGAAGAATTTGATAGGAAATTTGAAGAAGAGATGAAAAACTCCAGTGAACAATTAGAAGAAAGTATTATTTTCGCTATGGTAGGGGATATAAACACGGGTAAGTCCTCTACAATTAATCAAATAGTCGGGTATGAGTGTGCACCTACCGGCTCGATGCCGGGATATACGACTGAAATCAAGAAATATACATATCAAGACAATGAAAATATCATTTTTGCTGATACCCCTGGTTTAGACGACATTGAAAAGAAGAATTCAGAGGAAACATTAAAATTTTTTAAAGAAGTAGATGTCATTTTGTTCTTTTTAAATGCTGCTGGTACCGTTTTCTCTGAAGGTGAGAAAAAGTATTTCAGTTTGATCAAGAAGCATAATAAAAATATTTTATTTATTCTCAATAAAATTGATGCTGCAGAAGATATAGATTCTCTAGTACAGTACGTACGTAATCATTCTGACTCAAAATTTAAAGTTGTACCTATCTCATCAAAGACTGGGCAAAATATTGAACAATTAAAAGCAGAGATTGTGAATATTTTAGCCACAAAAAAAAAGGATCTTCTATTCGCAAAAAGCATAAGAGAAAAATCTTCAATCGCAAATAAGTGGATCAATTCTGCAGTAGCTTCTGCTGCAGCTGTAGGAGCATCGCCAATTCCCGGCTCTGATATAGTACCAATAACAGGTATACAAGTAGCATTGATGGTCAAACTGGCTACTATTTATAATAAGCCTCTTTCAAAAGACAGAGCTAAAGAATTGATCATTGCCACTTTAGCTGGGAATATAGGTAAAAGTTTATTTAGACAAGTAATAAAAGTGGTTCCTGGCGCTGGAAGTGTTGCAGGTGCAGGAGTGGCTGGAGGTTTAACACTGGCTTTGGGACATGGATTAAAATATGCTTACGAAAATGATATTGAAGTTGATGTCGAATTTCTGAAAGATTTTACTAGGAATTATAATCCGGATAAATAA
- a CDS encoding thioredoxin family protein, translating into MTNLNEWFVKGLTAEAYQHQMESHKENMAKVYEQFSVPAENDTFLEQLKDQNLRAIVITEDWCGDAMMNNPILLKMAERSGIDVRFILRDSNLELMDQYLTNGKSRAIPIFIFIDQDGNEVAKWGPRADKVQAFVDEARSNLPAKEDPAFKDGQQLMIKQLTAAYTEREDFWSEVYEELKSKLTMVKSVK; encoded by the coding sequence ATGACAAACTTAAACGAATGGTTTGTAAAAGGACTGACTGCTGAAGCGTATCAGCATCAGATGGAATCTCATAAGGAAAATATGGCGAAAGTATATGAACAATTTTCTGTACCGGCAGAGAATGACACATTTCTGGAACAGCTGAAGGATCAGAACCTGCGTGCGATTGTGATTACAGAAGACTGGTGCGGAGATGCAATGATGAATAACCCGATTCTCCTTAAAATGGCTGAACGTTCAGGTATTGATGTGAGATTTATTCTGAGAGACAGCAATCTGGAGTTGATGGATCAGTATTTAACAAACGGTAAATCAAGAGCCATCCCGATTTTTATCTTTATCGATCAGGATGGAAATGAAGTTGCGAAGTGGGGACCGAGAGCTGATAAAGTTCAAGCCTTTGTGGATGAAGCCAGATCAAATCTTCCGGCAAAAGAGGATCCCGCATTTAAAGATGGCCAGCAGCTGATGATTAAACAGCTGACAGCCGCTTATACAGAGAGAGAAGATTTCTGGTCAGAAGTATACGAGGAACTGAAAAGCAAGCTGACTATGGTAAAATCCGTTAAATAA
- the gatB gene encoding Asp-tRNA(Asn)/Glu-tRNA(Gln) amidotransferase subunit GatB, translating to MTNFETIIGLEVHVELKTDSKMFSPAPAHFGAEPNTNTNVVDLGYPGVLPVINRRAVDWGMKAAMALNCEIAEHTKFDRKNYFYPDNPKAYQISQFDQPIGEHGWIEIEVDGYKKKIGITRLHLEEDAGKLTHTDKGYSLVDYNRQGTPLIEIVSEPDLRTPAEAYAYLEKIKSIIQYTGVSDCKMEEGSLRCDANISLRPVGQEEFGTKTELKNLNSFNFVKKGLEFEEKRQEEVLLSGGSIQQESRRFDESTGKTLLMRVKEGSDDYRYFPEPDLVSMVIDEEWKESVRKTIPELPDARKKRYVEDLGLPAYDAMVLTLTKEMSDFFELTLEQGADAKLASNWLMGEVSAYLNAEQKELEDTALTPQGLAGMIKLIEDGTISSKIAKKVFKELIEKGGDPNKIVKEKGLVQISDEGQLLGFVTEALDNNPQSIEDFKNGKDRAIGFLVGQIMKASKGQANPPMVNKLLMQEIKKR from the coding sequence ATGACAAACTTTGAAACGATTATTGGACTTGAAGTACACGTAGAGTTAAAGACTGATTCAAAAATGTTCTCTCCTGCACCTGCGCATTTCGGTGCGGAGCCGAACACAAATACAAATGTTGTAGACCTTGGCTACCCGGGCGTACTGCCTGTCATCAACAGACGCGCAGTTGACTGGGGAATGAAGGCAGCAATGGCACTGAACTGTGAAATTGCTGAGCATACAAAATTTGACCGTAAAAACTATTTCTATCCGGATAACCCGAAAGCGTATCAGATTTCACAATTTGATCAGCCAATCGGTGAACACGGATGGATTGAAATTGAAGTAGACGGCTACAAAAAGAAAATCGGTATTACACGTCTTCACCTTGAGGAAGACGCAGGTAAACTGACGCATACAGACAAAGGCTATTCACTTGTCGACTACAACCGTCAGGGTACACCACTAATTGAAATCGTATCTGAGCCGGACCTGAGAACACCGGCGGAAGCATACGCATACCTTGAAAAAATCAAATCAATCATTCAGTACACTGGCGTTTCTGACTGTAAAATGGAAGAAGGATCACTTCGCTGTGATGCAAACATCTCACTTCGTCCGGTTGGACAGGAAGAATTCGGTACAAAAACTGAACTGAAAAACCTGAACTCATTCAACTTTGTTAAAAAAGGCCTTGAGTTTGAAGAAAAGCGCCAGGAAGAAGTGCTGCTTTCAGGTGGATCAATCCAGCAGGAATCACGCCGCTTTGACGAGTCTACCGGCAAGACGCTATTAATGCGTGTAAAAGAAGGCTCTGATGACTACCGCTACTTCCCGGAACCTGATCTTGTATCAATGGTAATCGATGAAGAGTGGAAGGAAAGCGTACGTAAAACGATCCCTGAGCTTCCGGATGCACGTAAAAAGCGCTATGTAGAAGACCTTGGTCTGCCTGCATACGATGCCATGGTACTGACGCTCACAAAAGAAATGTCTGATTTCTTTGAGCTGACACTTGAGCAGGGTGCTGATGCAAAGCTTGCTTCGAACTGGCTGATGGGTGAAGTATCTGCATATCTGAACGCTGAGCAAAAAGAGCTTGAAGATACTGCACTGACGCCTCAGGGCCTTGCAGGCATGATCAAGCTGATTGAAGATGGCACAATTTCATCTAAAATCGCGAAAAAAGTCTTCAAGGAACTGATTGAAAAAGGCGGAGATCCTAACAAGATTGTAAAAGAAAAAGGTCTTGTACAGATTTCTGATGAAGGTCAGCTGCTTGGTTTTGTTACGGAAGCACTTGATAACAACCCGCAGTCAATTGAAGATTTCAAAAATGGTAAGGACCGCGCAATTGGTTTCTTAGTTGGTCAGATTATGAAGGCATCGAAGGGACAGGCTAACCCGCCGATGGTTAATAAGCTGCTGATGCAGGAGATTAAGAAGCGATAA
- a CDS encoding YueI family protein, with the protein MAQGKSVDDYIQEGIYGARETLPDERRIFLTSIRERVEFVLLQNQVRESDVYPEIEQAIKKHRNLKMFLNGNMNYRFLSKYIQLADRYKVSYQVVTNKEHNSEYGLVLSHTEAVDKQEVTLPKRHADNGAAPSFWDRLFRS; encoded by the coding sequence ATGGCACAGGGAAAGAGTGTTGATGATTATATTCAGGAAGGAATATATGGTGCCAGAGAAACTTTGCCGGATGAAAGAAGAATATTTTTAACATCAATCAGGGAACGGGTGGAATTTGTACTGCTTCAAAACCAGGTGCGCGAATCAGATGTGTACCCTGAGATTGAGCAGGCTATTAAAAAGCACCGTAATCTGAAAATGTTCCTGAATGGAAATATGAATTACCGATTCTTATCAAAATATATTCAATTGGCTGACCGCTACAAAGTATCGTATCAGGTCGTAACCAATAAGGAACACAACTCTGAATACGGGCTTGTTCTTTCACATACAGAAGCTGTGGATAAACAAGAGGTTACGCTTCCGAAAAGGCATGCTGATAACGGCGCGGCTCCGTCTTTCTGGGACCGGCTGTTTCGCTCATAA
- the gatA gene encoding Asp-tRNA(Asn)/Glu-tRNA(Gln) amidotransferase subunit GatA, with protein sequence MSLFDHKLADLHDLLHKKEITIADLVRESYKRIEEVDGKVQAFLTLDEERALARAEELQNKMGTDEGLLYGMPIGVKDNIVTKELRTTAASKILGNFDPIYNATVADKLHAADAITIGKLNMDEFAMGSSTENSHFAKTRNPWNLDTVPGGSSGGSAAAVAAGEVPFSLGSDTGGSIRQPASFCGVVGLKPTYGRVSRFGLIAFASSLDQIGPITTNVEDNAYLLEAIAGLDPNDSTSANVDVPKYRSALTGDIKGLKVAVPKEYLGEGVSEEVRQSVREALKVLEGLGATIDEVSLPHSKYGVATYYLLSSSEASANLARFDGIRYGYRAENAENLIDLYKKTRAEGFGDEVKRRIMLGTYALSSGYYDAYYKKAQKVRTLIKQDFEKVFEDYDVIVGPTTPTPAFKIGEQIDDPLTMYANDILTIPVNLAGVPGISVPAGLSEGGLPLGLQIIGKHFDESTVYRVAHAYEQAANHNMKPEL encoded by the coding sequence ATGTCTTTATTCGATCACAAACTGGCTGATCTGCATGATCTTTTACATAAAAAAGAGATTACAATTGCTGATCTTGTCCGTGAATCATATAAGCGAATTGAAGAAGTAGATGGAAAGGTACAAGCCTTCCTGACACTGGATGAAGAACGTGCACTTGCACGTGCTGAAGAACTTCAGAATAAAATGGGCACTGATGAAGGTCTTCTTTATGGAATGCCGATCGGTGTGAAAGACAATATCGTTACAAAGGAACTTCGTACTACAGCAGCGAGTAAAATCCTTGGAAACTTCGACCCGATTTACAATGCAACTGTTGCAGACAAGCTTCATGCAGCTGACGCGATCACAATCGGAAAGCTGAACATGGATGAATTTGCAATGGGATCTTCAACAGAGAACTCCCACTTTGCTAAAACGAGAAACCCGTGGAACCTGGACACTGTACCAGGCGGTTCTTCAGGCGGCTCTGCAGCAGCAGTTGCAGCCGGAGAGGTACCATTTTCACTTGGATCTGATACAGGCGGATCAATCCGTCAGCCGGCTTCATTCTGTGGTGTGGTTGGTCTTAAGCCAACATACGGCCGTGTATCACGTTTTGGTTTGATTGCATTTGCATCTTCACTTGATCAGATTGGACCAATTACAACGAATGTAGAAGATAACGCCTACCTGCTGGAAGCAATCGCAGGACTTGACCCGAACGATTCAACATCTGCTAATGTTGATGTACCTAAATACCGCAGTGCACTGACTGGGGATATTAAAGGACTGAAGGTCGCTGTACCTAAGGAATACCTGGGTGAAGGCGTCAGTGAAGAAGTGCGCCAGTCTGTCCGTGAAGCGCTTAAAGTACTTGAAGGACTTGGTGCAACAATTGATGAAGTATCACTTCCACATTCAAAATATGGTGTGGCAACTTATTACCTGCTGTCTTCTTCAGAAGCGTCAGCGAACCTTGCGCGTTTTGACGGCATCCGTTATGGCTACCGTGCTGAAAATGCGGAAAACCTGATTGACCTTTATAAAAAGACGCGTGCAGAAGGCTTTGGCGATGAGGTAAAACGCCGTATCATGCTTGGAACTTATGCGCTAAGCTCAGGCTACTATGATGCTTACTATAAAAAGGCTCAAAAAGTACGTACATTAATCAAACAGGACTTTGAAAAAGTGTTTGAGGACTATGATGTCATCGTAGGACCTACAACACCAACTCCTGCATTTAAGATCGGCGAGCAGATTGATGATCCGCTGACAATGTATGCAAATGATATTCTGACAATCCCTGTGAACCTTGCAGGTGTACCGGGCATTTCTGTGCCTGCTGGACTTTCTGAGGGCGGGCTTCCACTTGGTCTTCAGATCATCGGAAAACACTTTGATGAAAGCACTGTATACCGTGTGGCGCATGCATACGAACAGGCAGCAAATCACAACATGAAGCCGGAACTGTAG
- a CDS encoding diacylglycerol kinase, with protein MKRARIIYNPTSGREIFRRHLPEVLMKLEQAGYETSCHATTCAGDASAAAAAAAERGFDLIIASGGDGTLNEVVNGLAEKPNRPTLGLIPMGTTNDFARALHIPRDIEDAVDIIIKGDTIPVDVGRMNDKYFINIAGGGRLTELTYEVPSKLKTVLGQLAYYLKGIEMLPSFKPTNVRIEYDGKVFEGEVMLFLIGLTNSVGGFEKLAPDSSINDGLFTLMFLKKTNMAETIRVISLALRGEHLHDPHLEYVKANHIKVTSNETVQLNLDGEFGGLLPAEFQNLYRHLNVCAPLDKLRKEDRVDEDQNVVLKNSLIDEEDEIRSDQ; from the coding sequence ATGAAACGAGCTAGAATTATTTATAATCCGACTTCAGGACGTGAGATTTTCAGAAGGCACTTACCTGAAGTATTAATGAAATTAGAACAGGCAGGTTACGAAACATCCTGTCATGCCACAACATGCGCTGGTGATGCGTCAGCTGCGGCAGCAGCGGCTGCTGAGCGCGGCTTTGACCTGATCATTGCTTCAGGCGGGGATGGCACGCTCAATGAAGTCGTAAATGGACTTGCTGAAAAGCCGAACCGTCCAACTTTAGGACTCATTCCAATGGGCACGACAAACGATTTTGCACGCGCGCTTCATATTCCGAGAGATATTGAGGATGCGGTGGATATTATTATAAAAGGTGATACGATTCCTGTTGATGTTGGCAGAATGAATGATAAATATTTTATTAATATTGCCGGCGGCGGCCGATTGACTGAACTGACTTATGAAGTGCCAAGTAAGTTGAAAACAGTGCTTGGTCAGCTGGCTTATTACTTAAAAGGCATTGAAATGCTGCCATCATTCAAACCGACAAATGTCCGGATTGAATATGACGGAAAAGTGTTTGAGGGAGAGGTTATGCTGTTTTTGATCGGGCTGACAAACTCAGTCGGCGGATTCGAAAAACTGGCACCGGACTCTTCGATTAATGACGGGTTATTCACGCTGATGTTCCTGAAGAAAACCAATATGGCTGAAACAATCCGCGTTATCTCACTCGCACTTCGCGGAGAGCATCTGCATGATCCGCATCTTGAATATGTAAAAGCAAATCATATTAAAGTGACTTCAAATGAAACGGTTCAGCTGAATCTTGATGGAGAGTTTGGCGGGTTACTGCCCGCAGAGTTCCAGAACCTGTACCGTCATCTGAATGTATGTGCACCACTTGATAAGCTGCGCAAAGAAGACCGTGTGGATGAGGATCAGAATGTGGTATTAAAGAACAGTCTGATTGACGAAGAAGATGAGATCAGAAGCGACCAATAA